In the genome of Camelina sativa cultivar DH55 unplaced genomic scaffold, Cs unpScaffold00559, whole genome shotgun sequence, one region contains:
- the LOC104773520 gene encoding uncharacterized protein LOC104773520, whose product MRIEEEIPIDDSMPEEKLMLIGTTRLTTRPTTRTGTRPSLFGCPIEQDEMEEWMALESEDLPWYADIVNYKVCEEIPADMDPYRKKKLLKDINGYYWDEPYLYKKGSDGLFRRCIAENEVEGVLGHCHGSAYGGHFATFKTAQKVLQAGLWWPTLFKDTHKFITKNVYILIAVDYVSKWVEAIVSPTNDHKVVLKLFKTIIFPRYGIPRVVISDGGTHFINKIFEGMLRKYGVKHKVCTAYHPQTSGQVEVSNKQIKAILSRIVGATRKDWSSKLDETLWAYRTAFKTPIGRTPFQIVYGKSCHLPIEVEYKALWAIKLLNLDLETAQAKRSLDLHELEEIKLEAYENSKIYMERTKAFHDKKILIKDIKPRDQALLYNSKLKLFPGKLKNGSEFTVNGQRVKKYLGEKETHEKCTMLLKDAPQGSKGA is encoded by the exons ATGAGGATAGAAGAGGAGATTCCAattgatgattcaatgcctgaggagaaaCTGATGCTGATTGGGACAACACGGCTCACaactcgaccaaccactcgaaCAGGCACTCGGCCGAGTCTGTTCGGGTGCCCGATCGAGCAGGACGAGATGGAAGAGTGGATGGCACTAGAGAGTGAGGATCTgccttggtatgctgatattgTCAATTACAAGGTGTGTGAGGAAATCCCAGCAGACATGGACCCCtataggaagaagaagctcctcaAAGACATCAAtggatactattgggatgaaccttacttatacAAGAAGGGATCAGATGGATTGTTTAGAAGGTGCATAGCAGAgaatgaagttgaaggagtgTTAGGACATTGCCATGGCTCTGCTTATGGAGGACATTTTGCAACCTTCAAGACAGCCCAGAAAGTCTTACAAGCTGGCCTATGGTGGCCTACATTATTCAAGGACACTCATAAGTTCATCacaaa GAATGTCTACATCTTAATAGCagtggactatgtctccaaatGGGTGGAAGCCATTGTTAGCCCCACTAATGATCACAAAGTGGTTCTTAAACTTTTCAAGACCATAATCTTTCCAAGGTATGGAATCCCAAGAGTTGTAATAAGTGATGGAGGGacacacttcatcaacaagatTTTTGAAGGGATGCTAAGGAAGTATGGAGTTAAGCACAAGGTGTGTACAGCCTATCACCCTCAAACAAGTGGGCAAGTTGAGGTgtcaaacaaacagatcaaggcCATTCTATCAAGAATAGTAGGAGCAACAAGAAAGGACTGGTCTagtaaacttgatgaaacactttgggcTTATAGAACAGCTTTCAAAACACCTATAGGAAGAACCCCATTCCAGATTGTGTATGGAAAGTCTTGTCACCTTCCAATTGAAGTTGAGTACAAGGCTCTATGGGCAATCAAACTTCTGAACTTAGATCTTGAAACagcacaagctaagagaagccttgaTTTGCATGAACTTGAGGAGATCAAATTGGAAGCttatgaaaactccaaaatctacatGGAGAGGACTAAGGCcttccatgataagaagattctcatAAAGGACATTAAGCCTAGAGACCAAGCCTTGCTTTACAATTCAAAACTCAAGTTATTCCCtgggaagttgaaaa ATGGTAGTGAGTTTACAGTCAATGGTCAGAGAGTTAAGAAGTatttgggagagaaagagacacATGAGAAGTGCACAATGCTTCTCAAGGATGCCCCTCAA ggaagcaagggagccTGA